In Tsuneonella amylolytica, one genomic interval encodes:
- a CDS encoding oxidoreductase — translation MNTPQQPVGSPFGYRSTAREAMAGQDLTGRRIVVTGGYSGIGTETVRALAGAGAEVIVGARRVEAAEGVLAGIGGSVAILPLDLSDPASIDAFADAVANRWDALDILINNAAVMASPLTRDARGYEGQFATNHLGHFQLTARLWSLLATGGHARVVALSSIGHRLGAPDLDDPNFERRDYDKWQAYGQAKSANALFALYLDRLGEPHGVRAFSVHPGGIMTPLQRHLSREEQVAMGWIDADGNVNERFKTTEQGAATTVWAATSPLLEGKGGVYCEDCDVAAPASADRPTGGVHPHLRDEGLAERLWALSEEMTGVRFRP, via the coding sequence ATGAACACCCCGCAGCAGCCAGTGGGCTCGCCTTTCGGATACCGTTCGACCGCCCGCGAGGCGATGGCGGGGCAGGACCTTACCGGCAGACGCATCGTCGTCACCGGCGGCTATTCCGGCATCGGCACGGAGACGGTGCGCGCACTGGCGGGTGCGGGCGCCGAGGTGATCGTCGGGGCCCGGCGCGTCGAAGCCGCAGAGGGAGTGCTGGCTGGCATTGGCGGATCCGTCGCGATCCTGCCGCTCGATCTGTCGGACCCCGCATCCATCGACGCATTCGCCGACGCCGTCGCGAACCGGTGGGACGCGCTCGACATCCTGATCAACAACGCCGCCGTCATGGCCAGCCCGCTCACCCGCGATGCGCGCGGGTACGAGGGGCAGTTCGCGACCAACCATCTCGGGCATTTCCAACTGACTGCCCGCCTCTGGTCCTTGCTGGCGACCGGCGGCCATGCGCGCGTCGTGGCGCTGTCCTCGATCGGGCACCGTCTCGGCGCCCCCGACCTCGACGACCCGAACTTCGAGCGGCGCGACTACGACAAGTGGCAGGCATACGGCCAGGCCAAAAGCGCCAATGCGCTGTTCGCGCTCTACCTCGACCGGCTGGGCGAACCCCACGGCGTGCGCGCCTTTTCGGTCCACCCGGGGGGGATCATGACCCCGCTCCAGCGGCATCTCAGCCGAGAAGAGCAGGTCGCGATGGGCTGGATCGACGCGGACGGAAACGTCAACGAACGCTTCAAGACGACCGAGCAAGGCGCCGCCACCACGGTCTGGGCGGCGACCTCGCCGCTGCTCGAGGGCAAGGGCGGGGTCTATTGCGAAGATTGCGACGTGGCCGCCCCGGCGAGCGCGGACCGGCCGACGGGCGGCGTCCATCCGCACCTGCGCGACGAGGGGCTGGCCGAACGGTTGTGGGCCCTGTCCGAGGAGATGACCGGGGTGCGGTTCAGGCCGTAG
- a CDS encoding endonuclease III domain-containing protein, which yields MLGEDEVEEVFRRLSQAMPGRTRGAKGPKGQPDAFRSCIACMLSAQSLDRNTAAATKALFRLARTPRTMLKLDDAAIAAAIKPAGLYNMKARNIRAFCAALLDRHGGVVPDTRGGLMALPGIGRKCADIVLQFTFGTDTIAVDTHVHRVCNRIGLTNARTADKTAGQLEARAPAWAFHEGHFWLIQLGKRICKARSPQCPVCPVNDLCEFYAAAARPTA from the coding sequence ATGCTGGGCGAGGACGAAGTCGAAGAGGTGTTCCGCCGCCTGTCGCAGGCGATGCCAGGCCGCACGCGGGGGGCGAAGGGTCCCAAGGGCCAGCCCGACGCCTTCCGCAGCTGCATCGCCTGCATGCTGTCGGCCCAGTCGCTCGACCGCAACACCGCCGCCGCCACGAAGGCGCTGTTCCGGCTCGCCCGCACCCCGCGCACGATGCTGAAGCTCGACGACGCGGCGATCGCCGCGGCCATCAAGCCCGCCGGTCTCTACAACATGAAGGCGCGCAACATCCGCGCGTTCTGCGCCGCGCTGCTCGATCGGCACGGCGGCGTGGTGCCCGACACGCGCGGAGGGCTGATGGCGCTGCCCGGCATCGGGCGCAAGTGCGCCGACATCGTGCTGCAGTTCACGTTCGGCACCGACACCATCGCGGTCGACACCCACGTCCACCGCGTCTGCAACCGTATCGGGCTGACGAACGCCAGGACTGCCGACAAGACCGCCGGGCAGCTGGAGGCGCGCGCGCCCGCCTGGGCGTTTCACGAGGGACATTTCTGGCTGATCCAGCTCGGCAAGCGTATCTGCAAGGCGCGCAGCCCGCAGTGTCCCGTGTGTCCGGTGAACGACCTGTGCGAGTTCTACGCCGCCGCCGCGCGTCCTACGGCCTGA
- a CDS encoding endonuclease III domain-containing protein produces the protein MNQLDFGPDPRTDVLRRLQALMIQRFGRIDRAAADWRKPEWVLVQGVIGARTLTPTSNAATERLLVRYGSWDAVAAAPVEELEAELATQTFPDIAAARVKSALGGVVERIGRMDLSHLGALSTEDAMAWLESLPGVGRKVAAGVMNASTFDRRALVLDSHHIRVSQRMKLVPPRADTIRAFDSLMPAMPPEWTAAEFDEHHLLMKKLGQQFCRPAAPLCAECPALSLCPAGTARVPDR, from the coding sequence GTGAACCAGCTCGACTTCGGCCCCGATCCGCGCACCGATGTGCTGCGCCGATTGCAGGCGCTGATGATCCAGCGCTTCGGCCGCATCGACCGTGCCGCGGCGGACTGGCGCAAGCCCGAATGGGTGCTGGTGCAGGGTGTGATCGGCGCGCGCACACTGACGCCGACGTCGAACGCCGCGACCGAACGCCTGCTCGTCCGCTACGGCTCGTGGGACGCGGTCGCCGCCGCGCCGGTGGAGGAACTGGAGGCCGAGCTCGCGACGCAAACCTTTCCCGACATTGCCGCCGCCCGGGTCAAATCGGCGTTGGGCGGCGTAGTCGAGCGGATCGGCCGTATGGACCTCTCGCACCTCGGCGCGCTCTCCACCGAAGACGCGATGGCGTGGCTGGAAAGCCTGCCCGGCGTTGGGCGCAAGGTCGCCGCCGGGGTTATGAACGCCAGCACCTTCGACCGGCGCGCGCTGGTGCTCGACAGCCACCACATCCGCGTCAGCCAGCGGATGAAGCTGGTGCCGCCGCGCGCCGACACGATCCGCGCCTTCGACAGCCTGATGCCCGCTATGCCGCCCGAATGGACTGCCGCCGAATTCGACGAGCACCACCTTCTGATGAAGAAGCTCGGCCAGCAGTTCTGCCGGCCCGCCGCGCCGCTGTGTGCCGAGTGCCCCGCGCTGTCGCTTTGCCCCGCCGGAACCGCGCGCGTTCCCGACCGCTAG
- a CDS encoding kinase, producing the protein MPRALAMPDRTEPDLGWPAADAAAGLAVAGRHTALGRPVLVGLAGSQGSGKSTMAPRLAALLADRGLHTAILALDDFYLTRAERAMLSQDVHPLLATRGVPGTHNVGLLSDALDVLLAGGSAHVPVFDKANDDRAGSRTVAGPVDVVLLEGWCVGALPQPAVELAEPVNALERFEDADGIWRRWVNDRLATGYTGLFGRLDLTVVLRAPSFAVVERWRGEQEAHLGDRAMPPAALARFVQHYERITRAMLAGEPADLIVDLSAERVPVAIR; encoded by the coding sequence ATGCCCCGCGCTCTCGCTATGCCCGACCGGACAGAGCCGGACCTAGGCTGGCCCGCTGCTGACGCGGCGGCCGGGCTCGCCGTCGCCGGGCGTCACACCGCGCTGGGCCGCCCGGTCCTGGTGGGGCTGGCGGGATCGCAGGGCTCGGGAAAGAGCACGATGGCCCCGCGCCTCGCCGCGTTGCTGGCGGACCGGGGCCTGCACACCGCGATCCTCGCGCTCGACGATTTCTACCTCACCCGCGCCGAGCGGGCGATGCTGTCGCAAGACGTGCACCCGCTCCTCGCCACGCGAGGGGTGCCGGGGACGCACAATGTCGGGCTGTTGTCGGATGCGCTCGATGTGTTGCTCGCCGGCGGCAGCGCGCACGTGCCGGTGTTCGACAAGGCGAACGACGACCGTGCCGGGTCGCGGACAGTGGCCGGCCCGGTCGATGTCGTATTGCTTGAAGGCTGGTGCGTCGGCGCATTGCCGCAGCCGGCGGTCGAACTGGCCGAACCGGTCAACGCACTCGAACGGTTCGAGGACGCGGATGGCATATGGCGGCGCTGGGTCAACGATCGGCTGGCGACCGGTTACACCGGGTTGTTCGGCCGCCTCGACCTCACCGTCGTGCTTCGCGCGCCGTCCTTCGCCGTCGTCGAGCGATGGCGCGGCGAGCAGGAAGCGCATCTCGGGGATCGGGCCATGCCGCCCGCCGCCCTCGCCCGCTTCGTCCAGCATTACGAGCGGATAACCCGAGCCATGCTGGCAGGCGAGCCCGCCGACCTCATCGTCGACCTGTCCGCCGAGCGCGTACCAGTGGCGATCCGGTGA